One part of the Pristis pectinata isolate sPriPec2 chromosome 15, sPriPec2.1.pri, whole genome shotgun sequence genome encodes these proteins:
- the e2f7 gene encoding transcription factor E2F7 isoform X2, whose amino-acid sequence MECLKLRDLLSFRIGKCDVAPHALNDGDQNAQKENRFRSTPKTPVKTELAPSAVSRRKSCTPDRIQVTPNKLPDKSSPEPWSPTANLRMLISAASPDIRDREKKKELFRQIENERVGSAPDVIQLSTIDDGATDEFEQQRPSRKQKSLGLLCQKFLARYPNYPISTEKTEISLDEVATELGVERRRIYDIVNVLESLQLVSRVAKNQYSWHGLLGLRQTLATLKSKGEQLGYAEQLAHVRHRDPELELDGEGEEKRDSPQENWAGCQEPAGESTSPEAKNKAVSMNSRKDKSLRIMSEKFVMLFLVAEPRTIALDAAAKILIEEGQPEAVDNSKFKTKIRRLYDIANVLTSLGLIKKVHVNERGRKPAFKWVGPVHQNFPDGSASHSAALSTSTGATEVTTPVAVNREGRLVCQGSISSLNCVPAKQFKPQSSLCSPQRVGKARSLDAEESSGKMAQLAAACRLQFEEDIKDLESRPGDGVSRPEAAPSAVTTMATAVASLTKPPAQTDQPWTFCLPNGGKGTVLPPAAAPGSDEGYSGFHRNQPFVLLQSLPSTPVLVMYGNMDPVTESRPSEREEASPLRSGEQKAGNSRKRSPVEQHPVPYGQAEDGKPSTKRRKTLCRPECDSGGSVPSVLSADKEMSSQRKALGNITECSNVVTGTSAQSPTRGDDVDLGVISLSTGTQTEEMQNHSATLENGPTELSSATPRVNEGNQAPLSSHSPGPPSFVTTSGLAENSRCYCLPAASGRSDVNLLLSAAPGQGGFAIPLGHLAPTSLPYQVMVPVFCQTLPTTTSAGGSLHLGLPSLGLLPAAQLLMGGVPISPPGSPAAGCPSPERQVYSAMLAPSSGESPPTKADPPTLQPVTVLKLPQQSSVAVAPKDIQQAYTEKFFHTPVPMAQGKQLEGVQIKTASPAQRKLEIENSLSK is encoded by the exons ATGGAGTGTTTGAAATTGAGGGATCTCCTGAGCTTTCGAATAGGAAAATGTGATGTCGCCCCGCACGCCCTCAATGATGGAGACCAAAATGCGCAGAAG GAAAACCGGTTCAGAAGCACTCCCAAAACCCCGGTGAAGACGGAACTGGCGCCGAGCGCTGTCTCCAGGCGCAAGTCTTGTACTCCAGATCGGATCCAGGTGACGCCGAATAAACTCCCTGACAAGTCGTCTCCTGAGCCCTGGTCACCCACGGCAAACCTGAGGATGCTGATCAGCGCCGCCAGCCCTGACATCCGCGACCGGGAGAAGAAGAAGGAACTCTTCAGGCAGATTGAAAACGAGAGGGTCGGAAGTGCTCCTGACGTTATTCAG CTTTCGACAATCGATGACGGTGCCACCGATGAATTTGAACAACAGCGGCCCAGCAGGAAGCAGAAAAGTCTGGGACTTCTCTGCCAGAAATTCCTGGCCCGCTATCCCAATTATCCCATTTCCACCGAGAAAACGGAAATCTCCCTGGATGAAGTGGCAACAGAGCTTG GGGTGGAGCGCAGACGTATCTATGACATTGTGAATGTCCTGGAGTCTCTCCAGCTCGTCAGTCGCGTGGCGAAGAACCAGTACTCCTGGCACGGGCTCCTGGGGCTCAGGCAGACACTGGCCACCCTGAAGAGCAAGGGAGAGCAGCTCGGGTACGCGGAGCAGCTGGCTCACGTCCGCCACCGGGACCCGGAGCTGGAGCTCGacggagagggggaggagaagagggacaGTCCCCAGGAGAACTGGGCCGGCTGCCAGGAACCAGCCGGGGAGTCGACGTCTCCCGAAGCCAAGAATAAAGCAG tgtccATGAACAGCAGGAAGGACAAGTCCCTTCGCATCATGAGTGAGAAATTTGTGATGCTTTTTCTCGTCGCGGAGCCCAGAACAATTGCCCTCGACGCTGCTGCCAAAATTCTCATCGAGGAAGGTCAGCCGGAGGCCGTGGACAACAGCAAATTCAAGA cCAAGATCCGCAGGCTCTACGACATCGCCAACGTGTTGACCAGTTTGGGACTCATCAAGAAGGTCCACGTGAACGAGCGTGGCCGGAAGCCGGCGTTCAAATGGGTTGGACCGGTCCACCAGAACTTTCCTGATG GTTCGGCGAGTCACTCTGCTGCCTTATCCACATCGACTGGTGCCACAGAGGTGACCACCCCAGTTGCAGTGAACAGAGAGGGGAGACTGGTCTGCCAAGGTTCAATCAGTTCTCTAAACTGTGTCCCAGCCAAACAGTTCAAACCTCAGTCGTCACTCTGCAGCCCTCAAAGAGTTGGAAAAG CAAGAAGTTTGGATGCAGAAGAGTCATCTGGTAAAATGGCACAGCTCGCTGCAGCTTGCAGGCTCCAGTTTGAGGAAGACATTAA GGACTTGGAATCTCGCCCAGGTGATGGTGTTAGCAGACCAGAGGCTGCTCCCTCGGCAGTTACCACCATGGCCACTGCTGTTGCCTCCCTCACGAAGCCCCCAGCCCAGACCGACCAACCGTGGACGTTCTGCCTTCCCAACGGCGGGAAGGGTACTGTCTTGCCCCCGGCTGCTGCCCCGGGCTCGGACGAAGGCTACTCCGGTTTCCACAGGAATCAGCCCTTCGTGCTGCTGCAGAGTCTGCCCTCGACACCCGTCCTCGTGATGTACGGCAACATGGACCCCGTCACTGAGTCCCGGCCGTCTGAGCGAGAAGAAGCATCGCCGCTCAGATCCGGAGAGCAGAAGGCTGGAAACTCCCGTAAGCGCAGTCCAGTGGAACAACACCCAGTCCCTTATGGACAAGCAGAGGACGGCAAACCAAGCACAAAGCGACGGAAAACTCTTTGTCGTCCTGAGTGTGACTCGGGTGGGAGCGTTCCTTCAGTGCTATCTGCGGATAAG GAAATGTCATCCCAGCGCAAAGCTCTGGGAAATATCACCGAGTGCTCGAACGTggttactgggacctctgctcagTCCCCAACTCGCGGTGATGATGTGGACCTGGGGGTAATTTCTCTCTCGACTGGGACGCAGACGGAGGAGATGCAGAACCACTCCGCGACGCTGGAGAACGGCCCCACAGAACTGTCCTCGGCAACACCTCGAGTGAACGAGGGAAATCAGGCG cctctgtcgtcCCACAGTCCCGGGCCTCCCTCGTTTGTGACCACCAGTGGATTAGCCGAAAACAGCCGATGCTACTGCCTGCCTGCTGCCTCTG GGCGGAGTGACGTGAACCTGCTTCTCTCCGCTGCTCCTGGGCAGGGTGGATTTGCCATCCCCCTCGGGCACCTGGCCCCGACCAGCCTTCCCTACCAGGTGATGGTGCCAGTCTTCTGCCAGACGCTTCCCACCACAACGTCCGCAGGGGGCTCCCTGCACCTTGGCCTGCCCAGCCTCGGACTCCTTCCGGCCGCCCAGCTCCTGATGGGCGGCGTTCCCATCTCACCGCCGGGCAGCCCTGCCGCTGGATGCCCCTCGCCGGAACGCCAGGTCTACTCTGCCATGCTCGCTCCGTCTTCTGGGGAAAGCCCTCCCACCAAGGCAGACCCCCCAACGCTCCAGCCCGTCACGGTCCTCAAACTGCCGCAGCAG TCTTCGGTTGCAGTGGCTCCCAAGGATATCCAGCAGGCGTACACGGAGAAGTTCTTCCACACACCTGTTCCCATGGCTCAAGGCAAGCAGTTGGAAGGAGTGCAGATCAAGACTGCATCACCCGCCCAACGCAAGTTGGAAATTGAGAACAGTCTCTCCAAGTAA
- the e2f7 gene encoding transcription factor E2F7 isoform X3, whose translation MECLKLRDLLSFRIGKCDVAPHALNDGDQNAQKLSTIDDGATDEFEQQRPSRKQKSLGLLCQKFLARYPNYPISTEKTEISLDEVATELGVERRRIYDIVNVLESLQLVSRVAKNQYSWHGLLGLRQTLATLKSKGEQLGYAEQLAHVRHRDPELELDGEGEEKRDSPQENWAGCQEPAGESTSPEAKNKAVSMNSRKDKSLRIMSEKFVMLFLVAEPRTIALDAAAKILIEEGQPEAVDNSKFKTKIRRLYDIANVLTSLGLIKKVHVNERGRKPAFKWVGPVHQNFPDGSASHSAALSTSTGATEVTTPVAVNREGRLVCQGSISSLNCVPAKQFKPQSSLCSPQRVGKAARSLDAEESSGKMAQLAAACRLQFEEDIKDLESRPGDGVSRPEAAPSAVTTMATAVASLTKPPAQTDQPWTFCLPNGGKGTVLPPAAAPGSDEGYSGFHRNQPFVLLQSLPSTPVLVMYGNMDPVTESRPSEREEASPLRSGEQKAGNSRKRSPVEQHPVPYGQAEDGKPSTKRRKTLCRPECDSGGSVPSVLSADKEMSSQRKALGNITECSNVVTGTSAQSPTRGDDVDLGVISLSTGTQTEEMQNHSATLENGPTELSSATPRVNEGNQAPLSSHSPGPPSFVTTSGLAENSRCYCLPAASGRSDVNLLLSAAPGQGGFAIPLGHLAPTSLPYQVMVPVFCQTLPTTTSAGGSLHLGLPSLGLLPAAQLLMGGVPISPPGSPAAGCPSPERQVYSAMLAPSSGESPPTKADPPTLQPVTVLKLPQQSSVAVAPKDIQQAYTEKFFHTPVPMAQGKQLEGVQIKTASPAQRKLEIENSLSK comes from the exons ATGGAGTGTTTGAAATTGAGGGATCTCCTGAGCTTTCGAATAGGAAAATGTGATGTCGCCCCGCACGCCCTCAATGATGGAGACCAAAATGCGCAGAAG CTTTCGACAATCGATGACGGTGCCACCGATGAATTTGAACAACAGCGGCCCAGCAGGAAGCAGAAAAGTCTGGGACTTCTCTGCCAGAAATTCCTGGCCCGCTATCCCAATTATCCCATTTCCACCGAGAAAACGGAAATCTCCCTGGATGAAGTGGCAACAGAGCTTG GGGTGGAGCGCAGACGTATCTATGACATTGTGAATGTCCTGGAGTCTCTCCAGCTCGTCAGTCGCGTGGCGAAGAACCAGTACTCCTGGCACGGGCTCCTGGGGCTCAGGCAGACACTGGCCACCCTGAAGAGCAAGGGAGAGCAGCTCGGGTACGCGGAGCAGCTGGCTCACGTCCGCCACCGGGACCCGGAGCTGGAGCTCGacggagagggggaggagaagagggacaGTCCCCAGGAGAACTGGGCCGGCTGCCAGGAACCAGCCGGGGAGTCGACGTCTCCCGAAGCCAAGAATAAAGCAG tgtccATGAACAGCAGGAAGGACAAGTCCCTTCGCATCATGAGTGAGAAATTTGTGATGCTTTTTCTCGTCGCGGAGCCCAGAACAATTGCCCTCGACGCTGCTGCCAAAATTCTCATCGAGGAAGGTCAGCCGGAGGCCGTGGACAACAGCAAATTCAAGA cCAAGATCCGCAGGCTCTACGACATCGCCAACGTGTTGACCAGTTTGGGACTCATCAAGAAGGTCCACGTGAACGAGCGTGGCCGGAAGCCGGCGTTCAAATGGGTTGGACCGGTCCACCAGAACTTTCCTGATG GTTCGGCGAGTCACTCTGCTGCCTTATCCACATCGACTGGTGCCACAGAGGTGACCACCCCAGTTGCAGTGAACAGAGAGGGGAGACTGGTCTGCCAAGGTTCAATCAGTTCTCTAAACTGTGTCCCAGCCAAACAGTTCAAACCTCAGTCGTCACTCTGCAGCCCTCAAAGAGTTGGAAAAG CAGCAAGAAGTTTGGATGCAGAAGAGTCATCTGGTAAAATGGCACAGCTCGCTGCAGCTTGCAGGCTCCAGTTTGAGGAAGACATTAA GGACTTGGAATCTCGCCCAGGTGATGGTGTTAGCAGACCAGAGGCTGCTCCCTCGGCAGTTACCACCATGGCCACTGCTGTTGCCTCCCTCACGAAGCCCCCAGCCCAGACCGACCAACCGTGGACGTTCTGCCTTCCCAACGGCGGGAAGGGTACTGTCTTGCCCCCGGCTGCTGCCCCGGGCTCGGACGAAGGCTACTCCGGTTTCCACAGGAATCAGCCCTTCGTGCTGCTGCAGAGTCTGCCCTCGACACCCGTCCTCGTGATGTACGGCAACATGGACCCCGTCACTGAGTCCCGGCCGTCTGAGCGAGAAGAAGCATCGCCGCTCAGATCCGGAGAGCAGAAGGCTGGAAACTCCCGTAAGCGCAGTCCAGTGGAACAACACCCAGTCCCTTATGGACAAGCAGAGGACGGCAAACCAAGCACAAAGCGACGGAAAACTCTTTGTCGTCCTGAGTGTGACTCGGGTGGGAGCGTTCCTTCAGTGCTATCTGCGGATAAG GAAATGTCATCCCAGCGCAAAGCTCTGGGAAATATCACCGAGTGCTCGAACGTggttactgggacctctgctcagTCCCCAACTCGCGGTGATGATGTGGACCTGGGGGTAATTTCTCTCTCGACTGGGACGCAGACGGAGGAGATGCAGAACCACTCCGCGACGCTGGAGAACGGCCCCACAGAACTGTCCTCGGCAACACCTCGAGTGAACGAGGGAAATCAGGCG cctctgtcgtcCCACAGTCCCGGGCCTCCCTCGTTTGTGACCACCAGTGGATTAGCCGAAAACAGCCGATGCTACTGCCTGCCTGCTGCCTCTG GGCGGAGTGACGTGAACCTGCTTCTCTCCGCTGCTCCTGGGCAGGGTGGATTTGCCATCCCCCTCGGGCACCTGGCCCCGACCAGCCTTCCCTACCAGGTGATGGTGCCAGTCTTCTGCCAGACGCTTCCCACCACAACGTCCGCAGGGGGCTCCCTGCACCTTGGCCTGCCCAGCCTCGGACTCCTTCCGGCCGCCCAGCTCCTGATGGGCGGCGTTCCCATCTCACCGCCGGGCAGCCCTGCCGCTGGATGCCCCTCGCCGGAACGCCAGGTCTACTCTGCCATGCTCGCTCCGTCTTCTGGGGAAAGCCCTCCCACCAAGGCAGACCCCCCAACGCTCCAGCCCGTCACGGTCCTCAAACTGCCGCAGCAG TCTTCGGTTGCAGTGGCTCCCAAGGATATCCAGCAGGCGTACACGGAGAAGTTCTTCCACACACCTGTTCCCATGGCTCAAGGCAAGCAGTTGGAAGGAGTGCAGATCAAGACTGCATCACCCGCCCAACGCAAGTTGGAAATTGAGAACAGTCTCTCCAAGTAA
- the e2f7 gene encoding transcription factor E2F7 isoform X1 yields the protein MECLKLRDLLSFRIGKCDVAPHALNDGDQNAQKENRFRSTPKTPVKTELAPSAVSRRKSCTPDRIQVTPNKLPDKSSPEPWSPTANLRMLISAASPDIRDREKKKELFRQIENERVGSAPDVIQLSTIDDGATDEFEQQRPSRKQKSLGLLCQKFLARYPNYPISTEKTEISLDEVATELGVERRRIYDIVNVLESLQLVSRVAKNQYSWHGLLGLRQTLATLKSKGEQLGYAEQLAHVRHRDPELELDGEGEEKRDSPQENWAGCQEPAGESTSPEAKNKAVSMNSRKDKSLRIMSEKFVMLFLVAEPRTIALDAAAKILIEEGQPEAVDNSKFKTKIRRLYDIANVLTSLGLIKKVHVNERGRKPAFKWVGPVHQNFPDGSASHSAALSTSTGATEVTTPVAVNREGRLVCQGSISSLNCVPAKQFKPQSSLCSPQRVGKAARSLDAEESSGKMAQLAAACRLQFEEDIKDLESRPGDGVSRPEAAPSAVTTMATAVASLTKPPAQTDQPWTFCLPNGGKGTVLPPAAAPGSDEGYSGFHRNQPFVLLQSLPSTPVLVMYGNMDPVTESRPSEREEASPLRSGEQKAGNSRKRSPVEQHPVPYGQAEDGKPSTKRRKTLCRPECDSGGSVPSVLSADKEMSSQRKALGNITECSNVVTGTSAQSPTRGDDVDLGVISLSTGTQTEEMQNHSATLENGPTELSSATPRVNEGNQAPLSSHSPGPPSFVTTSGLAENSRCYCLPAASGRSDVNLLLSAAPGQGGFAIPLGHLAPTSLPYQVMVPVFCQTLPTTTSAGGSLHLGLPSLGLLPAAQLLMGGVPISPPGSPAAGCPSPERQVYSAMLAPSSGESPPTKADPPTLQPVTVLKLPQQSSVAVAPKDIQQAYTEKFFHTPVPMAQGKQLEGVQIKTASPAQRKLEIENSLSK from the exons ATGGAGTGTTTGAAATTGAGGGATCTCCTGAGCTTTCGAATAGGAAAATGTGATGTCGCCCCGCACGCCCTCAATGATGGAGACCAAAATGCGCAGAAG GAAAACCGGTTCAGAAGCACTCCCAAAACCCCGGTGAAGACGGAACTGGCGCCGAGCGCTGTCTCCAGGCGCAAGTCTTGTACTCCAGATCGGATCCAGGTGACGCCGAATAAACTCCCTGACAAGTCGTCTCCTGAGCCCTGGTCACCCACGGCAAACCTGAGGATGCTGATCAGCGCCGCCAGCCCTGACATCCGCGACCGGGAGAAGAAGAAGGAACTCTTCAGGCAGATTGAAAACGAGAGGGTCGGAAGTGCTCCTGACGTTATTCAG CTTTCGACAATCGATGACGGTGCCACCGATGAATTTGAACAACAGCGGCCCAGCAGGAAGCAGAAAAGTCTGGGACTTCTCTGCCAGAAATTCCTGGCCCGCTATCCCAATTATCCCATTTCCACCGAGAAAACGGAAATCTCCCTGGATGAAGTGGCAACAGAGCTTG GGGTGGAGCGCAGACGTATCTATGACATTGTGAATGTCCTGGAGTCTCTCCAGCTCGTCAGTCGCGTGGCGAAGAACCAGTACTCCTGGCACGGGCTCCTGGGGCTCAGGCAGACACTGGCCACCCTGAAGAGCAAGGGAGAGCAGCTCGGGTACGCGGAGCAGCTGGCTCACGTCCGCCACCGGGACCCGGAGCTGGAGCTCGacggagagggggaggagaagagggacaGTCCCCAGGAGAACTGGGCCGGCTGCCAGGAACCAGCCGGGGAGTCGACGTCTCCCGAAGCCAAGAATAAAGCAG tgtccATGAACAGCAGGAAGGACAAGTCCCTTCGCATCATGAGTGAGAAATTTGTGATGCTTTTTCTCGTCGCGGAGCCCAGAACAATTGCCCTCGACGCTGCTGCCAAAATTCTCATCGAGGAAGGTCAGCCGGAGGCCGTGGACAACAGCAAATTCAAGA cCAAGATCCGCAGGCTCTACGACATCGCCAACGTGTTGACCAGTTTGGGACTCATCAAGAAGGTCCACGTGAACGAGCGTGGCCGGAAGCCGGCGTTCAAATGGGTTGGACCGGTCCACCAGAACTTTCCTGATG GTTCGGCGAGTCACTCTGCTGCCTTATCCACATCGACTGGTGCCACAGAGGTGACCACCCCAGTTGCAGTGAACAGAGAGGGGAGACTGGTCTGCCAAGGTTCAATCAGTTCTCTAAACTGTGTCCCAGCCAAACAGTTCAAACCTCAGTCGTCACTCTGCAGCCCTCAAAGAGTTGGAAAAG CAGCAAGAAGTTTGGATGCAGAAGAGTCATCTGGTAAAATGGCACAGCTCGCTGCAGCTTGCAGGCTCCAGTTTGAGGAAGACATTAA GGACTTGGAATCTCGCCCAGGTGATGGTGTTAGCAGACCAGAGGCTGCTCCCTCGGCAGTTACCACCATGGCCACTGCTGTTGCCTCCCTCACGAAGCCCCCAGCCCAGACCGACCAACCGTGGACGTTCTGCCTTCCCAACGGCGGGAAGGGTACTGTCTTGCCCCCGGCTGCTGCCCCGGGCTCGGACGAAGGCTACTCCGGTTTCCACAGGAATCAGCCCTTCGTGCTGCTGCAGAGTCTGCCCTCGACACCCGTCCTCGTGATGTACGGCAACATGGACCCCGTCACTGAGTCCCGGCCGTCTGAGCGAGAAGAAGCATCGCCGCTCAGATCCGGAGAGCAGAAGGCTGGAAACTCCCGTAAGCGCAGTCCAGTGGAACAACACCCAGTCCCTTATGGACAAGCAGAGGACGGCAAACCAAGCACAAAGCGACGGAAAACTCTTTGTCGTCCTGAGTGTGACTCGGGTGGGAGCGTTCCTTCAGTGCTATCTGCGGATAAG GAAATGTCATCCCAGCGCAAAGCTCTGGGAAATATCACCGAGTGCTCGAACGTggttactgggacctctgctcagTCCCCAACTCGCGGTGATGATGTGGACCTGGGGGTAATTTCTCTCTCGACTGGGACGCAGACGGAGGAGATGCAGAACCACTCCGCGACGCTGGAGAACGGCCCCACAGAACTGTCCTCGGCAACACCTCGAGTGAACGAGGGAAATCAGGCG cctctgtcgtcCCACAGTCCCGGGCCTCCCTCGTTTGTGACCACCAGTGGATTAGCCGAAAACAGCCGATGCTACTGCCTGCCTGCTGCCTCTG GGCGGAGTGACGTGAACCTGCTTCTCTCCGCTGCTCCTGGGCAGGGTGGATTTGCCATCCCCCTCGGGCACCTGGCCCCGACCAGCCTTCCCTACCAGGTGATGGTGCCAGTCTTCTGCCAGACGCTTCCCACCACAACGTCCGCAGGGGGCTCCCTGCACCTTGGCCTGCCCAGCCTCGGACTCCTTCCGGCCGCCCAGCTCCTGATGGGCGGCGTTCCCATCTCACCGCCGGGCAGCCCTGCCGCTGGATGCCCCTCGCCGGAACGCCAGGTCTACTCTGCCATGCTCGCTCCGTCTTCTGGGGAAAGCCCTCCCACCAAGGCAGACCCCCCAACGCTCCAGCCCGTCACGGTCCTCAAACTGCCGCAGCAG TCTTCGGTTGCAGTGGCTCCCAAGGATATCCAGCAGGCGTACACGGAGAAGTTCTTCCACACACCTGTTCCCATGGCTCAAGGCAAGCAGTTGGAAGGAGTGCAGATCAAGACTGCATCACCCGCCCAACGCAAGTTGGAAATTGAGAACAGTCTCTCCAAGTAA